In one Perca fluviatilis chromosome 7, GENO_Pfluv_1.0, whole genome shotgun sequence genomic region, the following are encoded:
- the LOC120561685 gene encoding E3 ubiquitin-protein ligase NHLRC1-like produces the protein MARSPGSPSRGSLNPEGILREIQINLLECKVCFEKFSTQQREHRPQNLSCGHVLCLECIRALSHPLLRKLECPFCRQLCSVDSTSHCQALSDLQELLLSRSPTSSAPLHRQKASLGLAPGRTSTALHLCTAFGGWGTLINPTGIAVLGSSGTIIVVHDGEKRVAVFNPQGRKLHSFGQRGRASWEVCYPVDVAVTRCGHVVVTDAGDKAVKVFTSRGHHVLTVRNSLQMPWGVDIDSCGHILVSDVQAGTLSKVKMDYAHGLALEHQTAISDLQHPKAVACCRVTLNTAVMEHLPDDIYSPGRHQHTRLRVFTEDFHPLYQTDSFSLTLQSTVRLNMSGVAFDGDVIVVDSNQGMVWSLGKLQNGPALTPLVGDHLIRPVGLVSLNDMLIILDSGDHTVKMYSAKY, from the coding sequence ATGGCCAGGAGTCCTGGTTCCCCGAGTCGTGGCAGCCTGAATCCTGAGGGGATTCTGAGAGAGATCCAGATCAACTTGCTGGAGTGTAAAGTCTGTTTCGAGAAGTTCAGCACTCAGCAGAGGGAGCACAGACCACAGAATCTTTCCTGTGGCCATGTACTTTGTCTGGAATGCATCAGGGCTCTGTCCCACCCTCTCCTGAGAAAGCTGGAGTGCCCATTCTGTCGACAGCTGTGCAGTGTTGACAGCACCTCCCACTGCCAGGCTCTTAGTGACCTGCAGGAGCTGCTATTGTCCCGGAGTCCCACATCCTCTGCTCCTCTTCACAGGCAAAAGGCAAGCCTTGGCCTGGCCCCAGGTCGGACATCCACAGCTCTGCACCTCTGCACAGCTTTTGGCGGGTGGGGGACTCTTATCAATCCCACTGGGATAGCTGTTTTGGGATCTTCAGGAACAATAATTGTGGTGCATGACGGAGAGAAGAGGGTGGCAGTGTTCAATCCACAGGGCAGGAAGCTGCACAGTTTTGGGCAAAGAGGACGAGCCAGTTGGGAGGTCTGTTACCCAGTGGATGTGGCAGTGACTCGCTGTGGTCATGTCGTGGTGACTGATGCAGGAGATAAAGCTGTGAAGGTTTTCACCTCCAGGGGACACCACGTGTTGACAGTCAGAAATTCCCTCCAGATGCCCTGGGGTGTGGATATAGACAGCTGTGGGCACATCCTGGTCTCAGACGTCCAGGCCGGCACACTGTCCAAGGTAAAAATGGACTACGCTCACGGTCTCGCTCTGGAGCATCAAACAGCCATTTCAGACCTGCAGCATCCAAAAGCGGTGGCTTGCTGTCGGGTGACTTTGAACACTGCAGTGATGGAGCATTTACCTGATGACATATATTCACCAGGGAGACACCAACACACAAGGCTGAGAGTGTTTACAGAAGACTTCCACCCCCTTTATCAGACTGACAGTTTCAGCCTGACCCTGCAGTCCACAGTGAGGCTGAACATGTCAGGCGTGGCCTTTGATGGAGATGTGATTGTGGTTGACTCCAATCAGGGGATGGTTTGGAGTTTGGGGAAGCTCCAGAATGGCCCAGCCCTGACCCCACTTGTGGGAGACCACCTCATCCGCCCAGTTGGACTGGTGTCACTGAACGACATGCTTATCATTTTGGACAGTGGAGACCATACAGTGAAGATGTATTCAGCTAAATATTGA